The following nucleotide sequence is from Pristiophorus japonicus isolate sPriJap1 chromosome 12, sPriJap1.hap1, whole genome shotgun sequence.
CTCGCATTTTTAGGCTGCAGGAGGACTGAGGTAAAGATCAGAAACTACACTAAAGCTCCCGGACCACCTGTGAACAATGTCACAGGAGATCGACTACTAAAAAACAAAACGTTGTAAATGACAGGTACTGGAGGATCAAGAACATACGGGGTTACGGGCTGAAAGTGGGGACGTGGGACGAAGCACAGgtgctcttccaaagagccagcacaggcacgacgggccgaatagtCTGCTACTGTGCTGCAAGTTTCTGTAATTCCCACATTACTGTAACTTGGAAGAATGTAGAGAGATAGCTTCACAAACAGACTGAACAAGTGAAATAAAACGTATCACCATATGCCAATGGAATAGCAGCTGAGAAATAATACCAGAAAACTTAGTGATAGCTTTGGCTCTCAGCTCATACAAGCCCAGTGGTTTCAGCAGCTCTGCCACTTCCTTCCAATCAGCACCTCGGGCCACTTCAGCAGAAGGGTATCTCTCCAGGAAGTCCCACAGCACAGGAATGGCCTTTTGACCTGATGCAAGGAAAAAACTTCTGATCAGAATCATTTCAAATAAATGTGTGTGATGATCGAAACGCTAGGTAGCACAGCTGGACAGTGCAATGCTATTACAATGTTTGCATCCTGGGTCAAcagcaaactctcccagggcaggtaaagaacAGGTTAAACACGGACTGAAGCACCTCCTTTCTTAccagaggtttaacaatcacactatcattcatccactcggctcacaactgcatacctcatcttggatgacctagacccaccgaactggggttttattgagtcttgtgattgGATAAGGCActaacaatgcaacagctctgcaactaatttgtttgaaactataaatcaagtggccctttattaaagggacactaaaaccaacaaatgtaATCCTTTCTGCCTCAGAAATTCCTTACATTCCTATTCCATAATAGCCATTTTTGTGTCAGATAAATTCTGTGTCAAACTTTGGGTAGTTTTGTGCTGTGAACTTGTATCACTTTAGAAAATGGGTTAAGATAACTCAAAATCTGTGTTTCCGGGCTGGACAACAATCCAGGtgccagaggtgaaaggacagtgtgttcaCCCATTGCCTACTGATAAGAATGTTTTGAAACGGATATTGCTGATGTTGGTAAAAATTCAGCAGGATTATTAAGAGTTTTCTATTAATAAACAACTTGTTAAATTTGATTTTGTTGCCTAATATTTTTATTTTTGAGGCTGCCTTTATTAGCCCTAAGATGGTGGTGGGCCACCATCTTGAATCCCTGCAGTCCTTGTGAAGGATCTTCCTCGATGGcactatccccttctccctctacATTATAGCCCATAGCACTAGGAGAGAGAATGGTTGGTCAGCCGGCCCTCTCTAGGGATCTGCTGCCTGGTAAGTGCCACCCGGGATGTGCAGCAGTGATCCGGCATGACCCGGCTTCCCATAGAGAAGTGACCGGATACCATGGCGCCTCCCTCGAGTAACCTGCTGCAAACAGGAAACTCACTGCGTGGGCGCAAGGGGGCGGAGTTGGGTGTGAGGGGGATCCTGGGTctggggaggggtgggttgggTCTGGGTCGGAGGGGGTTGGATGCGTGGCCACAGGCCATTCTGCAGCACTTGAACACCAGAATCAGACTGTGCCTGTTAGCATAAAAGCTCAGAAGCGTGAGATCGTTTTTCATTATAGCGTCAATAAATCAGTCTCTACTGAACAGGCTCCAATAGTAGGTGTAGCTGACTAACCCAGACCTGACCCTCTCACTGCCAGCTTCGAGGTATCTCGTGTCACTCACTCAGGCTAACTCACCAGAGGTTTTGTTAAGAAATATGGTTGCAATAAGAAGCTTCCAGGGATCATGAAAGAGCGTCTCTTGGACCAGTTTAAACGGTGAACGAGGAGGCGTCCACTTGGCGAAGGCTTTCCGCTGCGGAGGGCTGGATGCTGCAAACATACACGGAACGCTCATACCACTGGTCAGTGCCATTTCACATTACATAACAAGCTGGATaacaatcacactctgtaccttCTTTGGAATATTTCCTGGAAAAGTACGGACTGGTTTTCCTCCTGTCCTGCTTCACTCTTGGAGAATGCTGATTCTCTATGTAAAAGAAGGACCCAATTGGGTTTGAGCAGTTACGAGATCTCAGGTATTTGTGATTAGCAGGAATGCAGATTGGCACTGTCAAATGGCAATTAAAAACTCACTTTGTAATAATAAATCAATCAAGAGCAATGGAAACTCACAGTAAGAGTGAATGTGACATTAAGGCAGCAGTTTGAATTGCTACCTCTCTTCCCTCAGTTAACCAGCCACCCACAGCCAGGGTCTTGTGCTCCACCAAGGATTCTATTAATCAGCCGCTGGGATGGATACGAGAAGGGTTAGGATTAACTCTTGCTCCACTGCAGGAAAATACTTGTGCTCCTCACAGTTGATTTTGGGGGATTGTATGTAAGAAGGCAGATCCTACTACCCAATGGTGCCTCAGTATAAGTGTTCCTTGTAGGGGGAGTGCTGAGCTCAGTGGCCAGCTGCCATGTGTCTCTGCACATTTCCTGTTCCCAAGCATATTACCAGGAAATGACTAACAATATGCCTTTACTGAAACCTACCTTCAATCCAAActttcaaggctgagattgctagatttttgttagaaaAGGTATCAAGGGAGATGGAGCAAAGGAGGGTAAATGGggttcaggtacagatcagccacaatctcattaaaTAGCTAAtaggcatggcctactcctgttctaacgtaacaggatcgagggactgaatggcctccccctgatcTAATAtatcaggttcgaggggctgaatggcttcccccTGTTCCTATGCaataggctcaagggactgaatggcctccccctgttcctatgcaataggctcaagggactgaatggcctccccctgttcctatgcaacaggctcgaggggctgaatggcctccttctgttactTTCTGGTGTCTGCTCCTGTTCATTTCGCAGGGAAGCAGAAACAATATAAAAACAGCAAAGAGCCAAAAACAGCAAGTAATACTGGGGCACTgtgcctctccctagcatcaatcggagggtgaacaagactgtttgcaacctaggtgtcatatttgatcctgaaattagtttccagccacatatccacggcataactaaaaccgcctttttttaCCTCTaatatcgcccgcctccgcccctgcctcagctcttctgctgctgaaaccctcactcatgcctttgttacctctagacttgactactccaactcactcctggccggcctcccacattctacacaacgtaaacctgagttcatccaaaactcagcagcccgtgtactaaccctcaCTAAGTCATGATCACccgtcacctctgtgctcgctgacctacattggctcccagttaaacaatgcctcgatttcaaaattctcatccttgtttacaaattactccatggccttgtccctccctatctctataatctttttAAGTCTCACAGCCCTACATGATgtgtgcgctcctcaaattctgccctcttgaacatctctcattataactgctcaaccagcggtggccgtgccttcagctgtttgggccctaagctctggaactccctccctaaacatctccgactctctacctctctttcctcctttaagatgctccttaaaacctacctctttaaacaagctttttgttatctgccttaatttcttcttctgtggctcggtgtcaaatttatcagttTGTCTTGTCACACtgttgtgaaacgccttggaacgttttactacattaaaagcgctatataaataaaagttattattattatgagAAAGGTTGGCACCTGAGTGTGCCTCATCTGGTAAACTCCTGTGTACAGGTTGAAGGCTTCATCAAAGGctggatggtactttgaaaaatcAATCACccaggtcaattcttgtgtcatctcCTGGTGTCTTTTACAAGCATTGCCGGAAGTGCAGCAGCAGGGGACTGGAGCATGGGCCAGCGGACTTAGATGTAGAAATAAAATGAGAATTACAATGGCCTAGTGGGGAAAGGTACTgccgagtgtggcactgggccattCAGACTAGAAATCACCAGGTTCAGTTACTGACCTGTGCTGGGTTCACTGGTTTCACCTGGAGCAACAGTTGAGGCAGCATAAATCACCTCAGTGCTCctgggttttgggggggggggggggggggggggagaaagtgatCAGCCCGAGTCTCACTCGATTCCTAAACAGCAATCTGTACAGGTATGTGTGGGAGCACAAGCCCGCATTTCTGAAACGCTTGGCTTCGGCATGGTCTGgagatatcgaaagggttaaaagttggaagattgaatTAAAACAGGATGATTGGATCAAAACAGGCTGCTAGACAATATGGAGCCAGTTAGCCATTGAAATGTGTAGCTGGTTATTTATCTGTATGTTAAGCATTTGAGTGTAActttgttactatgcgaggaaacgatTCATGACATTATCtgcatgttaaatatttgagtgtacctttgttactacggtctggtttgtgtacagtagttcagaaagcagttagtcgtgatttcaggacaatgccattttgattctacatcgtctgcatgttaattgtctaaacgTACGATACAAAGTTCAAgggcttttttggtataaagatgagagttttcCACACACACACTAGACACTCGGAAGGTGTGTGCCTCACAAGCAGCCACTGGAAATCGGaacaagcagaaagttggcttaTGAAGTGTTTGTGTCTCAGTAGCTTTCATGCtgggtttgtatagtatgaatgtttaaataaaagacctgatcctgccatttacTACAACTTAGTAtgtgtgtaattcgacgtttaaagcaacaaagtgaaaagagcaagaaagctgtacaacagTATGCATGGTGTCGGGCGAGAACAGGACTGGCCTGGCTGCGATGCTATTACGGTTGAACAGTCTGCCGCCCTGTCCTGACTCGTGCCCGAGTCCACTTGAAGTAGCTTGTCTCGGGTGCTGGAGGGCTGGCCAGAGCTGTGGAACTGTTGCGCAGCGCGACTAAGCACTTGGAGAATTTAAGAAACCGTGAAATCGGTTTGAGGCAaaaagaaaaatagaaagaaaaagATACAGAACATTTGGCAGCGGTGATAGCAAATGTAGAATTATCCTTTAAATGTAGTACCATGGGTTTTCAGCAATGTAAACCTGTCCCCATCAGAATCCCTAGTGCTTCTGTCGGAGTCTTCACAAGTAACCTTTGATTCTGAGCGGTGTGCGTTTGAAGGGCCCATGCCCAGTTTTAGATCCGATGCTCCAGGGAATGTGACAGCATCAGCATTGGCCTCCTTGCTCGCCTGCGCCACCTGCCTGTTAAACTCAGGTACCACAGCCACAGGCACCCCGGCTTCTCCCGCTTTCAGTTCCACTGGGTCCTCACTTTCAAACGCCTGCTCCTTTAGAAGCAGCTTTTTGCTTTTTGCTGCTTGCTGTTTGGACTTTCGACTGCTGGCTTTCCTCTCGCCTTTGGGGCTTGTTTTTCTTCTGTCTGCCAGCGTTCCTTCACCCAGCTCCCTCTCTTCGGCTGATGGCCATTCTTTCTCTCCCGCTCTCGCAGACCATTCTCTCTTGGAACTCTTTCTCAGACTGCTGGGGTTTTGCAGTTTTGTGCCTTTTTTAGGTTTCTGCTCGGAGTTGTTGGTAACCTCTGCCTGCTTCCGTCTTTTGCCCCGAGGGCAGATACCCTCAGCTTGTCCCTCCTCTCTCTTTACACGTGACGATGTCAATGTGCCAAGGCCTTGTGAGGTGCTGTGGGGTGCTGTGTGCTTCGCTGGGGCAACCTTTTCCCGAGCACAGCCTCGCCACAAGACAGTGAAGTTAAAGTCTTTGGCCTTCAGGTTTTCCTCTCCAGCAGTTCTCTGAAAGTAATTTTCCAGCTCCTTTGCAGATCGAAATCGCTTCCCCTGAGGACTAAATAAAAGAATTTGAATGTATATAAAGCCAAAACAGCCGTGCTTTTTTCAGGAATACAAAGAGCAAACAATTGCTTCATCCAATTCGCTTCCAATAAAGAAAACTAGTCGATTTCCCAATGGCATTGGAACAGGATTGTCGAGGCCAAGACTCATGTGAAGCAGGGTGGGGGATCATTGGGCTAGGGGGAGGAGATGGAATTTGGTACGCATTTTTAAATAATAGATTTTGTTCTTatttttatatagtgccattatgtTCATATTTGTGATAAAAACTTATGTCAACTTATCATACAATAATGACACCTCCCGGTCAATGTTGCATTTTAAACGTGTGCTGAATTACTTATATCTGCTCGAAACCAGCTTGCATTTTGTTTTTGGTGACATTATGGGCAAATGGGATATACAAGCAAATCTAAAATAAAACTTGAACTCTTATGACTAGTAACTTACTGACCTCTGAATGCAACACACGCCATTAGATATTTCTCCTTTGGTTATAGGGGAGTGCAGGTGACCTAtatatttttaattcattctcgtgatgtgggtgtcactggcaaggcccaaCATTTATTGGctctccctagttgcc
It contains:
- the mbd4 gene encoding methyl-CpG-binding domain protein 4 isoform X1 — its product is MEVPPCSEVSKGEHCVQKKSPKKDVFDPGLVDTGKTKSSLSETGPIIPALDPEISRECCPELPEGWKRIVKERQTGKSAGKSDIYILSPQGKRFRSAKELENYFQRTAGEENLKAKDFNFTVLWRGCAREKVAPAKHTAPHSTSQGLGTLTSSRVKREEGQAEGICPRGKRRKQAEVTNNSEQKPKKGTKLQNPSSLRKSSKREWSARAGEKEWPSAEERELGEGTLADRRKTSPKGERKASSRKSKQQAAKSKKLLLKEQAFESEDPVELKAGEAGVPVAVVPEFNRQVAQASKEANADAVTFPGASDLKLGMGPSNAHRSESKVTCEDSDRSTRDSDGDRFTLLKTHENQHSPRVKQDRRKTSPYFSRKYSKEASSPPQRKAFAKWTPPRSPFKLVQETLFHDPWKLLIATIFLNKTSGQKAIPVLWDFLERYPSAEVARGADWKEVAELLKPLGLYELRAKAITKFSDEFLTKQWRYPIELHGIGKYGNDSYRIFCVKEWKEVQPQDHKLNKYWAWLWENQEILGLS
- the mbd4 gene encoding methyl-CpG-binding domain protein 4 isoform X2; the encoded protein is MEVPPCSEVSKGEHCVQKKSPKKDVFDPGLVDTGKTKSSLSETGPIIPALDPEISRECCPELPEGWKRIVKERQTGKSAGKSDIYILSPQGKRFRSAKELENYFQRTAGEENLKAKDFNFTVLWRGCAREKVAPAKHTAPHSTSQGLGTLTSSRVKREEGQAEGICPRGKRRKQAEVTNNSEQKPKKGTKLQNPSSLRKSSKREWSARAGEKEWPSAEERELGEGTLADRRKTSPKGERKASSRKSKQQAAKSKKLLLKEQAFESEDPVELKAGEAGVPVAVVPEFNRQVAQASKEANADAVTFPGASDLKLGMGPSNAHRSESKVTCEDSDRSTRDSDGDRFTLLKTHASSPPQRKAFAKWTPPRSPFKLVQETLFHDPWKLLIATIFLNKTSGQKAIPVLWDFLERYPSAEVARGADWKEVAELLKPLGLYELRAKAITKFSDEFLTKQWRYPIELHGIGKYGNDSYRIFCVKEWKEVQPQDHKLNKYWAWLWENQEILGLS